In Amycolatopsis jiangsuensis, the following proteins share a genomic window:
- a CDS encoding beta strand repeat-containing protein — MQTWAKRGLQTALVTGGLLMLGTGIASADENVNPDTPASPLDLNVTVPIDTSNNAIGTPLGQVDVPAYKGEISTKPVTSAAKKALSSAKAPAGAASSLTGKLPKTEAPRDITPTDDALKGNKVSGDLVVPVQIVDNAVGVLGDAHVEGTSHEQNYNHNQDVATDGKDSGLAGNVVALDWALPVQIAGNGVGLAGGSGAVHGGSASQDVSETGNIDTTGKGSGLSGNVVAGQFATPVQVTGNAASWILGNAYSEYSADTSATSGGSALTDGKGSSASGNMVGAPIALPVKFNGNAGGVWGSDADANSSSVADAKAGDKRTGSLADTPTYLETDGDGSFLGGNAVAPQLSPVANVASVAGSWIGNATTGKALDRASSSHSSTVDSGGFIKTTGEDAAGAGNVVDPAVALPVEACGVGATYIGNAHAACDNTTDVNAGNGSYTRGNDTFLGGNIVNSQIAGAPEVHGIGASHIGNASGTSVEDKVVTAGGYDGSQGNDSSGSGNIVQVPVGVPAEVFGVGGSFIGQGSGDATETKVVQGGGGGNTADDNGFLSSNLGTVPVSAPVQLFGIGGAFVGQGHGTASNDTTSGAGSDVHATGPSGAGAGNLIEAPVSLPVQGHGVGGALAGIGTGSADNLTDSTAGGDASTDGTAGALAGNIVKAPVAGAATIFADGVAGGALGHGVGTNDVTSTAGGDAETAGDAGAIAGNIIGADPLAVAQVFGDAVSAAGVSSGDGMNSTVVTNAGDDTTSGVEGALSGDILDIPATAVAQVFGDAVAVGGVAHAVADNQLTATNGGTPTTDGPGDALSGYNFYHDLGAVVQIFDVPLELVGQATADATDATQIVEEPQINVPVGGEMAADELPALPSLSALPKGAGLPGLPTGALPAPSLPGVPALPGGERADLPQVSGLSALGQLNQLNGASALPSVSGLKDGVTLPSAPALPNLPGVPALPIAGERADAPVPTLPLKAQLPTLEQLPAVTALPTLPTGPTTLPTQLPTAPAAGAQGPLAAVQNLAAKVTGFFTK, encoded by the coding sequence ATGCAGACCTGGGCAAAGCGCGGACTCCAGACCGCGTTGGTCACGGGTGGGTTGCTGATGCTGGGTACCGGCATCGCCTCGGCAGACGAGAACGTCAACCCGGACACCCCGGCCTCCCCGCTCGACCTGAACGTCACCGTTCCGATCGACACCAGCAACAACGCCATCGGCACCCCGCTCGGACAGGTGGACGTGCCCGCCTACAAGGGCGAAATCAGCACCAAGCCGGTCACCTCCGCGGCCAAGAAGGCGCTGTCCTCGGCGAAGGCTCCCGCCGGTGCGGCGAGCTCGCTGACCGGCAAGCTGCCGAAGACCGAAGCGCCGCGTGACATCACCCCGACCGACGACGCCCTCAAGGGCAACAAGGTCTCCGGCGACCTGGTGGTCCCGGTGCAGATCGTGGACAACGCGGTGGGCGTGCTGGGCGACGCACACGTCGAGGGCACCTCGCACGAGCAGAACTACAACCACAACCAGGACGTCGCCACCGACGGCAAGGACTCCGGCCTCGCCGGCAACGTCGTGGCCCTCGACTGGGCGCTGCCCGTGCAGATCGCCGGCAACGGCGTCGGCCTTGCCGGCGGCAGCGGTGCGGTGCACGGCGGCTCGGCCAGCCAGGACGTCAGCGAGACCGGCAACATCGACACCACCGGCAAGGGCTCCGGCCTTTCCGGCAACGTCGTGGCAGGCCAGTTCGCCACCCCGGTCCAGGTGACCGGCAACGCCGCGTCCTGGATCCTCGGCAACGCCTACAGCGAGTACTCCGCGGACACCTCCGCCACCTCCGGTGGCTCGGCGCTGACCGACGGCAAGGGCTCCTCGGCGAGCGGCAACATGGTCGGCGCGCCGATCGCGCTGCCGGTCAAGTTCAACGGCAACGCCGGTGGTGTGTGGGGCTCGGACGCGGACGCGAACTCCAGCTCCGTGGCCGACGCCAAGGCGGGCGACAAGCGCACGGGCAGCCTCGCCGACACCCCGACCTACCTCGAGACCGACGGCGACGGCTCGTTCCTCGGCGGCAACGCGGTCGCCCCGCAGCTGAGCCCGGTCGCCAACGTGGCCTCGGTGGCCGGTTCGTGGATCGGCAACGCCACCACGGGCAAGGCGCTCGACCGCGCGTCCTCCAGCCACTCCAGCACGGTCGACTCCGGTGGTTTCATCAAGACCACCGGTGAGGACGCCGCCGGTGCGGGCAACGTGGTCGACCCGGCCGTGGCGCTGCCCGTCGAGGCCTGCGGCGTCGGCGCGACCTACATCGGCAACGCGCACGCCGCGTGCGACAACACCACCGATGTCAACGCCGGCAACGGCAGCTACACCCGGGGCAACGACACGTTCCTCGGCGGCAACATCGTCAACAGCCAGATCGCCGGCGCCCCCGAGGTGCACGGCATCGGCGCCAGCCACATCGGCAACGCGTCCGGCACCTCGGTCGAGGACAAGGTCGTCACCGCCGGTGGCTACGACGGCAGCCAGGGCAACGACTCGTCCGGCTCGGGCAACATCGTGCAGGTGCCGGTGGGCGTTCCGGCCGAGGTCTTCGGCGTGGGCGGCTCGTTCATCGGGCAGGGCTCGGGCGACGCCACCGAGACCAAGGTCGTGCAGGGCGGTGGCGGCGGGAACACCGCCGACGACAACGGCTTCCTGAGCTCGAACCTCGGCACTGTCCCGGTGTCGGCCCCGGTGCAGCTGTTCGGCATCGGCGGCGCGTTCGTCGGCCAGGGCCACGGCACGGCCAGCAACGACACCACCTCGGGTGCCGGTTCGGACGTGCACGCGACCGGCCCGAGCGGCGCGGGCGCGGGCAACCTCATCGAGGCTCCGGTGTCGCTGCCCGTGCAGGGCCACGGCGTCGGCGGCGCGCTCGCCGGCATCGGCACCGGTTCGGCCGACAACCTGACCGACTCCACCGCCGGTGGCGACGCCAGCACCGACGGCACCGCGGGTGCTCTCGCCGGCAACATCGTGAAGGCGCCGGTCGCCGGTGCGGCCACGATCTTCGCCGACGGCGTCGCGGGTGGCGCGCTGGGCCACGGCGTCGGCACCAACGACGTCACCTCGACTGCCGGTGGCGACGCGGAAACCGCGGGTGACGCGGGCGCGATCGCGGGCAACATCATCGGTGCGGACCCGCTCGCGGTCGCGCAGGTCTTCGGCGACGCGGTGTCCGCGGCGGGCGTTTCGTCCGGCGACGGCATGAACAGCACCGTCGTGACCAACGCGGGCGACGACACCACCTCGGGTGTGGAGGGCGCGCTCTCCGGCGACATCCTGGACATCCCGGCCACCGCGGTGGCGCAGGTGTTCGGCGACGCGGTCGCCGTGGGCGGCGTCGCGCACGCCGTGGCCGACAACCAGCTGACCGCGACCAACGGTGGCACCCCCACCACCGACGGTCCCGGTGACGCGCTGTCCGGCTACAACTTCTACCACGACCTCGGCGCTGTGGTGCAGATCTTCGACGTGCCGCTGGAGCTGGTCGGACAGGCCACTGCCGACGCGACGGACGCCACGCAGATCGTCGAAGAGCCGCAGATCAACGTGCCGGTCGGGGGCGAGATGGCGGCCGACGAGCTGCCCGCGCTGCCGAGCCTGTCCGCGCTGCCCAAGGGTGCGGGCCTGCCGGGCCTGCCCACCGGTGCGCTGCCCGCCCCGTCGCTGCCCGGCGTGCCGGCGCTGCCCGGTGGCGAGCGTGCGGACCTGCCGCAGGTCAGCGGACTGTCCGCGCTCGGTCAGCTCAACCAGCTGAACGGTGCGTCGGCGCTGCCGTCGGTTTCCGGGCTGAAGGACGGCGTGACGCTGCCCTCGGCTCCGGCGCTGCCGAACCTGCCGGGTGTGCCGGCCCTGCCGATCGCCGGTGAGCGTGCCGACGCTCCGGTGCCGACGCTTCCGCTGAAGGCTCAGCTGCCGACGCTGGAGCAGCTGCCGGCCGTGACCGCGCTGCCGACGCTGCCCACCGGGCCGACCACGCTGCCGACCCAGCTGCCGACGGCTCCGGCCGCCGGTGCGCAGGGCCCGCTGGCCGCGGTGCAGAACCTGGCCGCGAAGGTGACCGGCTTCTTCACGAAGTAA
- a CDS encoding dioxygenase family protein: protein MAIRTPVLYLSHGAPPLADDVTWTRQLAGWAAGLPKPKAILVVSAHWEEAPLTLGATTTVPLVYDFWGFPDRYHQVRYAAPGAPELATQVRALLHSPATPVRDAPERGLDHGAYVPLVEMYPAADVPVLQISLPSLDPRVLYDVGRKLAPLRDEGVLIIGSGFFTHNLSALRQVDASDGAPPQWSAEFDQWGAETLRSGDLDALLDFQHTAPAAAVAHPKIEHFAPLFVSLGASSAEGAGRTVIDGFWYGLAKRSLEFS, encoded by the coding sequence ATGGCGATCCGTACTCCCGTCCTGTACCTCAGTCACGGTGCGCCGCCGCTCGCTGATGACGTGACGTGGACGCGGCAGCTGGCCGGATGGGCCGCCGGGCTGCCGAAACCGAAGGCGATCCTCGTCGTGTCCGCGCACTGGGAAGAGGCGCCGCTCACGCTGGGGGCGACCACGACGGTTCCGCTGGTCTACGACTTCTGGGGCTTCCCGGATCGCTATCACCAGGTGCGTTACGCCGCGCCCGGGGCACCGGAGCTGGCCACGCAGGTACGCGCACTGCTGCACTCCCCGGCAACGCCGGTGCGCGACGCCCCGGAACGTGGCCTGGACCACGGCGCGTACGTGCCGCTCGTGGAGATGTATCCCGCCGCAGACGTGCCCGTGCTGCAGATTTCGCTGCCCTCGCTCGATCCGCGGGTGCTTTACGACGTCGGCCGGAAGCTGGCGCCCTTGCGCGACGAAGGCGTGTTGATCATCGGCAGCGGCTTCTTCACCCACAACCTCAGCGCGCTGCGCCAGGTCGACGCCAGCGACGGCGCCCCGCCGCAGTGGTCGGCGGAATTCGACCAGTGGGGTGCCGAAACCCTCCGCTCCGGCGACCTCGACGCACTCCTCGACTTCCAGCACACAGCGCCGGCCGCGGCGGTCGCGCATCCGAAGATCGAGCACTTCGCGCCGCTTTTCGTCTCACTCGGCGCGAGCTCGGCCGAAGGGGCGGGCCGCACCGTGATCGACGGTTTCTGGTACGGCCTTGCCAAGCGTTCGCTCGAATTCTCCTGA
- a CDS encoding LysR family transcriptional regulator, translated as MELRQLECFVAVAEESSFTRAAARLHVVQSAVSATIAALEGELHARLLERTSRRVSLSDAGRALLPKARAALDAVRDARDAVDDVNGGVRGTLRVGTLSSLGVIDLPDLLGRFHREHPVVSVRLATAASSGGSPGLLKALTESRLDLAFVSVPGPPPPGVRWRDLTATPLDLVVPAGHRLARESQVAIGDLAGETFIDFPSGYGNRAVTDRAFAAAGLHRHVAIEITAIGAGADFVRHGLGVALLPRGSTESDDDLVSLPVTGADLNWPISLATPGDRTPSAAARAFERVVDQHLL; from the coding sequence ATGGAACTGCGCCAGTTGGAGTGCTTCGTCGCGGTGGCCGAGGAGTCGAGCTTCACTCGCGCCGCCGCCCGGCTCCACGTCGTGCAGTCGGCTGTGTCGGCGACGATCGCGGCTCTGGAAGGGGAGCTGCACGCCAGACTGCTGGAGCGCACGTCAAGGCGGGTCAGCCTCTCGGACGCGGGCCGCGCGTTACTGCCGAAAGCCCGGGCAGCCCTCGACGCCGTGCGGGACGCGCGGGACGCCGTCGACGACGTCAACGGTGGCGTCCGCGGCACCCTGCGTGTCGGGACGCTGAGTTCTCTCGGGGTGATCGATCTGCCCGACCTGCTGGGTCGCTTCCACCGCGAGCATCCGGTCGTCTCGGTGCGCCTGGCCACCGCGGCATCGAGCGGTGGCTCACCCGGGCTCCTCAAGGCGCTCACCGAGAGCAGGCTCGACCTCGCGTTCGTCTCGGTTCCCGGCCCACCGCCACCGGGCGTGCGGTGGAGAGATCTCACCGCCACGCCGTTGGACCTCGTCGTCCCCGCGGGGCACCGGCTTGCTCGCGAGAGCCAGGTGGCGATCGGCGACCTGGCCGGTGAGACGTTCATCGACTTCCCCTCCGGTTACGGCAACCGCGCCGTGACAGACCGCGCTTTCGCCGCGGCCGGGCTGCACCGCCACGTCGCCATCGAGATCACCGCCATCGGGGCAGGCGCCGACTTCGTCCGCCACGGCCTCGGCGTCGCGCTGCTGCCCCGAGGCAGCACCGAGTCCGACGACGACCTCGTCTCGCTGCCCGTGACCGGCGCGGACCTCAACTGGCCGATTTCGCTGGCCACGCCGGGCGACCGCACCCCCAGCGCGGCAGCCCGAGCCTTCGAGCGCGTGGTCGACCAGCATCTGCTGTGA
- a CDS encoding MDR family NADP-dependent oxidoreductase: protein MTTALSDRRHVPRTHREIRLAGRPAPGAPVTGDLFEIAEVPTPAPEPGRLLVRTRVMSVAAVMRTLMDETIDVPMCPFALGEPLYGPAIGEVVSAPGTDFTPGDLVHHDLGWREFALLDAADAQRVDPDLLPDPAAYLSQGPTAWMGVTRGAEVRPGDTVFVSGAAGGVGSLAGQAARLRGAVRVIGSAGSQRKADFLREQLGYDAVILRGVGSVEEQLRAAAPDGIDAVIDNVGGEQLQASIAVANQGARIAIVGALGAQLAASGSPTTAIDTFALLTRSITVRGTVLHTDHLDLIPEWYRQFGAGLRDGTLTFPHSRLDGIENAPRALRELVEGQHVGAVLVQL from the coding sequence TTGACCACCGCACTGTCCGACCGCCGCCACGTCCCCCGTACCCATCGCGAGATCCGGCTGGCGGGCCGTCCAGCGCCGGGGGCGCCGGTCACGGGTGATCTCTTCGAGATCGCCGAGGTCCCGACCCCCGCTCCCGAGCCCGGCCGGCTGCTCGTCCGCACCCGGGTGATGAGCGTGGCCGCCGTGATGCGGACGCTCATGGACGAGACGATCGACGTGCCGATGTGCCCCTTCGCGCTCGGTGAGCCGCTGTACGGCCCCGCGATCGGCGAGGTCGTTTCCGCGCCCGGTACCGATTTCACCCCCGGTGACCTCGTACATCACGATCTCGGCTGGCGGGAGTTCGCCCTGCTGGACGCTGCCGACGCGCAGCGCGTCGACCCCGACCTGCTACCGGACCCGGCCGCCTACCTGTCCCAGGGCCCCACCGCATGGATGGGCGTCACCCGCGGAGCCGAGGTCCGGCCAGGGGACACGGTTTTCGTCAGCGGCGCCGCCGGCGGTGTGGGCTCCCTCGCCGGGCAGGCCGCACGGCTCCGCGGAGCTGTGCGCGTCATCGGCAGTGCCGGCTCGCAGCGCAAGGCCGACTTCCTGCGCGAGCAACTCGGCTACGACGCCGTGATCCTGCGCGGCGTGGGCTCAGTCGAGGAGCAACTGCGCGCCGCGGCTCCCGATGGCATCGACGCGGTGATCGACAACGTCGGCGGCGAGCAGCTGCAGGCGTCCATCGCCGTCGCGAACCAAGGCGCCCGCATCGCGATCGTCGGGGCACTGGGCGCCCAGCTCGCGGCCTCCGGCTCCCCGACGACGGCGATCGACACCTTTGCGCTGTTGACCCGGAGCATCACCGTGCGCGGAACCGTCCTGCACACGGACCACCTCGACCTGATCCCCGAGTGGTACCGCCAGTTCGGCGCCGGACTGCGCGACGGCACACTGACTTTTCCGCACTCCCGGCTGGACGGCATCGAGAACGCCCCCAGGGCGCTGCGCGAACTGGTCGAAGGGCAGCACGTGGGAGCGGTTCTCGTGCAGCTGTGA
- the dnaB gene encoding replicative DNA helicase: MALTDDRGPVYAESDPGPSDAGPGGFDRQPPQDLAAEQSVLGGMLLSKDAIADVIEALGPGDFYRPAHQAVYDCVLDLYGRGEPADPITVSAELERRGELGRVGGAPYLHTLIATVPTAANAGYYAEIVAEKAVLRRLVEAGTRIVQYGYGAAAADGANIDEVVDRAQAAIYDVTERRTSEDYVALEDLLQPTMDEIDAIASRGGQSQGIPTGFADFDELTNGLHPGQMIIVAARPGVGKSTLGLDFVRSASIKHGLTSVIFSLEMSRTEIVMRMLSAEAKIRLADMRGGKMSDDDWTRLARRMSEVSEAPLFVDDSPNMTMMEIRAKARRLKQRHDLKLVVVDYLQLMTSGKRVESRQQEVSEFSRQLKLLAKEIEVPVIAISQLNRGPEQRTDKKPMLSDLRESGSLEQDADIVILINRPDAWERDDPRAGEADLILAKHRAGPTSTIVVAHQLHYSRFADLAHE, from the coding sequence GTGGCGCTGACCGACGACCGCGGTCCGGTGTACGCGGAGTCCGATCCGGGGCCGAGCGACGCCGGTCCCGGGGGATTCGACCGGCAGCCGCCGCAGGACCTCGCGGCGGAGCAGTCGGTGCTGGGCGGCATGCTGCTGTCCAAGGACGCGATCGCGGACGTCATCGAGGCGCTCGGCCCCGGCGACTTCTACCGGCCCGCGCACCAGGCCGTGTACGACTGCGTCCTCGACCTCTACGGCCGGGGTGAACCGGCCGACCCGATCACGGTGTCCGCGGAGCTCGAGCGCCGCGGCGAGCTGGGCCGGGTGGGCGGTGCGCCGTACCTGCACACGCTCATCGCGACCGTGCCCACCGCGGCCAACGCGGGCTACTACGCCGAGATCGTGGCCGAGAAGGCCGTGCTGCGCCGGCTCGTGGAGGCGGGCACCCGGATCGTGCAGTACGGCTACGGCGCGGCCGCGGCCGACGGCGCGAACATCGACGAGGTCGTGGACCGCGCGCAGGCCGCGATCTACGACGTGACCGAGCGGCGCACCAGCGAGGACTACGTCGCACTGGAGGACCTGCTCCAGCCGACCATGGACGAGATCGACGCGATCGCCTCGCGCGGCGGGCAGTCCCAGGGCATCCCGACCGGGTTCGCCGACTTCGACGAGCTGACCAACGGCCTGCACCCCGGGCAGATGATCATCGTCGCGGCACGGCCCGGTGTCGGCAAGTCGACTCTCGGCCTGGACTTCGTCCGCTCCGCGTCGATCAAGCACGGCCTGACCAGCGTCATCTTCTCACTGGAGATGAGCCGCACCGAGATCGTGATGCGCATGCTCTCGGCCGAGGCCAAGATCCGGCTCGCCGACATGCGCGGCGGCAAGATGTCCGACGACGACTGGACCCGGCTGGCCCGCCGGATGAGTGAGGTGTCCGAGGCGCCGCTGTTCGTCGACGATTCGCCGAACATGACGATGATGGAGATCCGGGCCAAGGCCCGCAGGCTCAAACAGCGGCACGACCTCAAGCTCGTGGTCGTCGACTACCTGCAGCTGATGACGTCCGGCAAACGCGTCGAATCGCGGCAGCAGGAGGTCTCGGAGTTCTCCCGGCAGCTGAAGCTGCTGGCGAAGGAGATCGAGGTCCCGGTGATCGCGATCTCCCAGCTCAACCGTGGTCCGGAACAACGCACCGACAAGAAACCGATGCTGTCGGACCTGCGGGAGTCCGGTTCGCTGGAGCAGGACGCCGACATCGTCATCCTGATCAACCGGCCGGACGCCTGGGAACGCGACGACCCCCGCGCCGGCGAGGCCGACCTCATCCTGGCCAAGCACCGCGCCGGGCCGACCAGCACGATCGTGGTCGCCCACCAGCTGCACTACAGCCGGTTCGCCGACCTCGCCCACGAGTAG